The genomic region GCAAACGAAACAGCATAACAACACAGTTTAATGAAGGGAATTTTAGAGAACTGTTTTGCAAAAGGGAAAAAGAGgcagaatatttaattaaaaaggggatcaaaaggaaaataaagatTCAAATCTTCTTCAATTACAAATAACATATACATTTGCATTAGGATTTTGAAGAATTGATATGTTTCAGCATAGCCTTGGCAGATTCATTAGCAAAGTATTTCTGCCTAAGCATCACATATGGATACCCAACTAATGATAAAATGCTAGCAGgctttgagaaagaaagaaCTTCATACCAAACTTGATTGTTCTCATCAATCTCAATTGAAAAGCGCTCTTCCCCTGCCTGTGGCCAAAAAGATAACAACATTTAAAATGATCATGGCTTGTCCGTTTTTTAGTAGCTTGTTTGCTAAAAGGTTCATATACAAGGTACTAATCAAGGTAAGAGAAACTCATTGAAACTATTTCCACAAAGATTAACATACTAAAACTATTTAGTTGCCCCATATTTGTGTAGTTCAGCATACACAATTGCTATAGAAGTacataaatatacaaatataatcAAGCATCAGACAAACCTATTGACAACAAAAACAATGGTTATGAAAGAAGTGAGGAATGGGATGGGGTTTGCTTTGCTTTATTTCACAAAATACCAccattaaaaataagttataccAAAGACTGCAGAAGGAAGCATGCTACATGGCACATTAATTGTAAGTTTATAAATTATACCAGAACCCTTACAGAGGCAAATAGTATCAAGAGCATGTTGACATACGACGCCagtaattgtttaaaaaatagttcAGTTAAACTTGAAGATTACAAGGAAGTTCGTATGaaagtattaaaagaaattcATCCTTCTAGTACATCAAAATTCAACTCTTTTATACATCATTACCCAAAATATATAATAGGGACATGGCAGCAATGAAGTGAACATAACCAAAAATGTTACTCATAGTTGTATGTGTAAAGtgctatttatatatttatgcaATTGCATAGTATATAAGGCTACAGACCCAACTTAAAAAGAGGAAGAGGAAAATAAAAGCATCAAGATGGGAAAAAAGACAGTTACCAGCAAGTGACCATGAAGAGTTCCACTTCCAAAACCAAAGGAGGCAGTACGGTATTTGGCAGTGCCAGTTTCATTTACATACACAACCTGAAGAGGCATCATGAGCCACGGGAAGAACTCCTTGACACAAACACA from Glycine soja cultivar W05 chromosome 16, ASM419377v2, whole genome shotgun sequence harbors:
- the LOC114389597 gene encoding UPF0548 protein At2g17695, with product MLFLSWGRPSPQDQKTCINKSGTFNYDDKYKGATAKSVASLKADEGLSKDGFLLNEARVLVGSGIETFEKGKSALRSWRHFGLNWAFVDPKTPVQQGVKFCVCVKEFFPWLMMPLQVVYVNETGTAKYRTASFGFGSGTLHGHLLAGEERFSIEIDENNQVWYEVLSFSKPASILSLVGYPYVMLRQKYFANESAKAMLKHINSSKS